The Gordonia iterans DNA window CCGGCATGATGCAGGCCGGTCAGCAGGCCAACCCGTACCAGCAGCAGAACTACGCCCCGACCACCGCGGGCCGCACCATCACCATCGACGACGTTGTGATGAAGACCGGCATCACCCTCGGTGTGCTGATCGCCGTGGCCATCGCGACCTACGCGGCGATCGTCACCCGCGCGACCGAGTCCGCTCAGTTGTCGCTGGCCATGCCGCTGCTGCTGGTCGGCGCCCTCGGCGGGTTCGTCCTGGTGCTGATCGCCTCGTTCGGGCGTAAGCAGGACAATCCGGCCATCGTGCTCTCGTATGCGGCGCTCGAAGGTCTCTTCGTCGGTTCCATCTCGTTCGTGTTCGCGAACGTCGTGGTCGCCGACGGCGTCAGTGCCGGAACCATGATCGGCCAGGCAGTCCTGGGCACACTCGGCGTGTTCTTCGGCATGCTGATCGTCTACAAGGTCGGCGCGATCCGCGTGACCCCGCGCTTCACCCGCATGCTGATGGCCGGTCTGGTGGGCGTCCTGGTCCTCATGCTGGGCAACCTGGTCCTGGGCCTGTTCGGCGTGGACATGGGTATCCGCAGCGGCGGCCCGATCGCGATCATCTTCTCGCTGGTCTGCATCGCGCTGGCGGCGTTCTCGTTCCTGCTCGACTTCGACTCGGCCGACCGGCTGGTCAAGGCCGGCGCTCCGGAGAAGGCCGCGTGGGGTGTCGCCCTCGGCCTGACCGTCACCCTGGTCTGGCTGTACGTCGAGATCCTGCGGCTGCTGAGCTACCTGAACAGCGACTAGCCGCGCCGGTCGAGCTGCTTGCTCGCCAGTTGAGCGACCAGATCGCTGGTTGAGCTCGTCGAAACCCAAAGAGTGCGGCCAAGTGGTTCCTGGGGAACCACTTGGCCGCACTCTTTTGCGCTCGGTGGGATCAGATGGGCGGGATCAGCTCAGGCGTTCGAGGATCATCGCCATGCCCTGGCCGCCGCCGACGCACATGGTCTCCAGACCGAAGGTCTTGTCGTGCGTCTGGAGGTTGTTGATCAGCGTCGTGGTGATGCGGGCGCCGGTCATGCCGAACGGATGGCCCAGGGCGATCGCGCCGCCGGAAACGTTCAGGCGGTCGTGGTCCATGCCGAGCTCGGCGGCCGAGCCGAGCACCTGCACGGCGAAGGCCTCGTTGAGCTCGTAGAGGTCGAGGTCGTCGATCGTCATACCGGCGATCCGGAGGACCTTGCGGACCGCCTCGATCGGGCCCAGACCCATGATCTCGGGGGAGAGGCCGGTGGCGGCGGTGGCGACGACGCGCGCGAGCGGGGTGAGGCCGAGTTCCTTGGCCTTGGTGTCGCTCATGATGACGAGCGCGGCGGCGCCGTCGTTGAGCGGGCAGGCGTTGCCTGCGGTCACGGTGCCGTCTGGTCGGAAGACCGGCTGCAGCTGGCTGATCTTCTCGTAGGTGGTGCCGGCTCGGGGGCCGTCGTCTGCGGTGACCTTGGTGCCGTCCGGGAGGGTGATCGGATCGATCTCCCGAGCGAAGAATCCGTCGGCGATCGCCTTCTCGGCCCGGTTCTGGCTGAGCACGGCCCAGCGATCCTGGTCCTCGCGTGAGATCCCCGTGTAGCTCGCGACGTTCTCGGCGGTCTGGCCCATCGCGATGTACACGTCAGGAAGCAGGCTGTCCTCCCGAGGATCGTGCCACGGGCCCTGGCCGCCCTGCGCCGCGAGCGCGGTGCGAGCCTCGGCCTCGTTGAACAACGGGTTCTTGGAGTTCGGCAGTCCGTCGGCGGCGCCGGCGGTGCCGAAGCTGGACACGCTCTCGACTCCGGCGGAGATGAAGACGTCGCCCTCACCGGCCCGGATGGCGTGCAACGCCATGCGGGTGGTCTGCAGCGACGACGAGCAGTAGCGGTTCACGGTGACGCCCGGAACGTGGTCCAGGCCGAGCTCGACGGCGACGACGCGGGCGATGTTGTATCCGCCGGCACCGCCGGGCTGGCCGATGCCCAGGTGGATGTCTTCGATGTCGGACAGGGCGAGCTGGGGAACTTTCGAGATCGCTGTCGCGATCATCTGTTCGGCGAGTTCGTCGGGGCGCAGGTCCTTGAGAGAACCCTTTCCGGCGCGGCCGATCGGGGAGCGGGCAGTGGCGACAATCACGGCTTCTGGCATGTCGTCAGCGTAACCCAGCGGTCGGGACGGCCGGACCGGAGTCGAGTTCGTCGTGCGGGAGTGTCACGATAGGAGGTATGCGCATCGCGAATCATGTCGTGGACCTCGTCGGAAACACACCACTGGTCAAGCTCACTTCGGTCGCCAAGCCGGGAGCGGGTCTGGTCGCGGCGAAGCTCGAGTATTTGAACCCGGGCGGCAGCTCGAAGGACCGCATCGCCACCCGGATGATCGACGCCGCCGAGGAGTCCGGTGAACTGAAGCCCGGCGGCACCATCGTCGAGCCGACGTCGGGCAACACCGGCGTCGGTCTGGCGCTGGTGGCTCAGCAGCGCGGGTACAAATGCGTGTTCGTGTGCCCGGACAAGGTGGCCGAGGACAAGCGGAACGTGTTGCGCGCGTACGGCGCTCAGGTGGTGGTGTGCCCGACAGCAGTGCCCCCGGAGCACCCGGACAGCTACTACAACGTCTCCGACCGGCTGGTCCGTGAGATCGACGGCGCGTGGAAGCCGAACCAGTACGCGAACCCGAACGGACCGCGCAGCCACTACGAGACCACCGGTCCGGAGATCTGGGCCGACACCGACGGCACGGTGACGCACTTCGTCGCCGGCGTCGGCACCGGCGGAACCATCACCGGCACCGGCCGCTACCTCAAGGAGGTGTCGGAGGGGCGCGTCAAGATCGTCGGCGTCGATCCCGAAGGCTCGGTGTACTCCGGCGGCTCAGGCCGGCCGTACTTGGTGGAGGGCGTCGGTGAGGACTTCTGGCCGGACGCCTACGACCCGACGGTGCCCGACGAGATCATCGCGGTGTCCGACGCGGACTCTTTCGAGATGACCCGCCGCCTCGCACGCGAAGAGGGCCTGCTGGTCGGCGGCTCGTGCGGCATGGCCGTGGTCGCCGCGCTGGAGGTCGCGGAGCGGGAGGGGCCGGACGCCGTGGTCGTCGTGCTGCTGCCCGACGGCGGCCGCGGGTATCTGTCGAAGATCTTCAACGACGAGTGGATGAGCAGCTACGGCTTCCTGCGCACGCCGCTGGAGGGCGAGAAGCCCGAGTCGACCGTGGGTGAGGTGCTGCGCGGCAAGACCGGTGCGCTGCCGGACCTGGTGCACACGCATCCGCAGGAGACGCTCCGCGACGCGATCGAGATCTTGCGCGAGTACGGCGTCTCGCAGATGCCCGTCGTGGGCGCCGAGCCGCCGGTGATGGCCGGCGAGGTGGCCGGGTCGGTGAACGAGCGCGACCTGCTGTCGGCGGTGTTCGAGGGACGCGCGTCGTTGGCGGATCCAGTGTCCGCGCACATGGGTCCGCCGTTCCAGATGATCGGCTCCGGCGAACCGGTGTCGGCAGCGCTGGAAGCTTTGAGCGCCTCGGATGCGTTGATGGTGGTGGAGGACGGCAAGCCGATCGGCGTGATCACTCGGCATGATCTGCTCGCGTTCGCCAGTAGCCATCCGTTGCCGACTCGTGAGGACAGCAAGAAGTGACCGACCAGGGACTGCCGACTACCGCAGGATTTTCGACCAAGGCGATTCACGCGGGCTGGGAACCCGACGGCCGGACCGGTGCGGTGAACGTGCCGATCTATGCGTCGTCGACCTTCGCGCAGGACGGCGTCGGCGGCATGCGCGACGGCTTCGAGTACGCGCGTACCGGCAACCCCACGCGCCGGGTGCTCGAGGAGAACCTGGCCGCGCTCGAGAACGGCGCGTACGGGCGCGCCTTCGCGTCGGGCATGGCCGCGACGGATGCGATCCTGCGGGCGGCGCTGCGTCCCGGCGACCACCTCGTGATCCCCAACGACGCCTACGGCGGGACGTTCCGGCTGATCGACAAGGTGTTCTCGCAGTGGGGGATCGAGTACTCGGTGGCGCCGATCGTCGACCCCGAAGCGATCGCCGCAGCGATGACCCCCAAGACCAAGCTGGTATGGGTGGAGACGCCCACCAACCCGCTGCTGAACGTCGGCGACATCGCGGCGATTGCGGACGTCGCCCACTCGGGCGGGGCGAAGCTGGTGGTGGACAACACTTTTGCGACGCCGTACCTGCAGCGTCCGATCGATCTCGGCGCCGACGTCGTCGTCCATTCGACGACGAAGTATCTGGGCGGGCACTCCGACGTGGTGGGCGGCGCGATCGTCACCGACGACGAGCAGTTCGACGCCGACGTCGCCTTTCTGCAGAACGGTGCCGGTGCGGTGCCGGGACCGTTCGACGCGTATCTGACGATGCGCGGGATCAAGACGCTCGCGGTACGGATGGATCGGCACAGCGACAACGCCGAGAAGCTGGTGGAGGTGCTCTCGGGCAGCTCGAAGGTGGCGTCGGTGCTGTACCCGGGCCTGGAGTCGCATCCGGGACATGACTTCGCCGCTGCGCAGATGCGCCGGTACGGCGGCATGATCTCGGTGCGGCTGGCCGGCGGTCGTGAAGCGGCGCTGGACTTCTGCGCGCGCACCAAGATCTTCACGCTGGCCGAGTCGCTGGGCGGGATCGAGTCGCTGATCGAGCACCCCGGCGCGATGACGCACGCCTCGACCGCCGGTTCGCTGCTGGAGGTGCCCGACGACCTCGTCCGGTTGTCGGTGGGTATCGAGGACGTCGACGATCTGATCGCGGACGTCGAGCAGGCGCTCGGCTGAGCTGAACCGGCCGCGCTTCACGGGTCGGGTCGAGATCAGGGTGCCGAGCACCCTCGGCTCTGACTGGCACCCTCAGCTGGAGGTGCCAGATCGAGTTTCGGGTGCCCAGCACCCTTGTTTCGGGTGGGCATATGCCGCTTCGCCCGGGGTTCTCCGGTCGAGGCGAAAGAATCTCGAAGAGAAATGGAACCGAAGCGGCACCTGGTGCGTCTAAATCTGTGAACGATCGAAACCGTTGGTCGGGGGGACGGCGGATTCGGAGTTCGAGGAGGGCGGGCAGCTACCGCGGTCGGGGGACGGTGGCTACGCGCCTGTCGGGGAAGACTGTGCCGGGGGTCGTCGTCGGGGGGAGGCGGCCTCCGGCGCAGCCTCGGAGGAGTCATCGACGACGACGGAGGACGACGTGAGCGAACTGGTCTCGATCGAGGCAGTGTGGCGCGACCGGGCCAAGATTGCCGCCGAAGCTGCGGAGGAACTCGCAGATCTCATCCCGGCTCTTCGGCGAGTCTTATCAAGAAACACACTCGGCGAAGACTGCGCCGAAGGTGAGGCGATGTACGGTCAGCTACGAATCGTCGTCGCGGGCGGCGTAGACGTACTCCGTGACGCGATGACGGATGCGCAAGTCCTGGCGTCGCGCTGCCGTGCATCGGCCTCCGCGTACGCTGGCGCCGATTCCCTGCCGGAGTGAGGTCCAAGTGCTGCGCAGCCGTGCACCCTTGGTGAGACTCGTAGCAATAACTGCATATTGCTTGGCTGTGACTTCCTGTGCACATGTCGAGAGTTCCGGACGCGACCATTCGAAAAGTGCGCTGATTCACTCCACGGCTGCTGGAGTGGCTGAGACACATGAGCTGCCCTTCGACACGACGTTAACTCAGCGTTGGAACGGTGCAAACGACGGCACAACCTACGAACCCTGTACAGCGTTGAGTCCAGGTGGCCTCTTCGCCCTCGGTATAGTGCCTGACTCCGTAGCAGATGCGGCCGCGACCGATGGACAAACCGCCAGGGGTTGCTCCTGGAAGTACGTTGGGTCTGTGGGAGACCACTGGACGGTAAGTCAAATCGTGGGGAACTCGCCGAGCCTCGAGCATGAGAAGAAGCGGGCGTCAACTTCGGTCGATGAATGGCTGCCTGATGTGAACATCGGCGGACGGATAGTCGGGGTTCACCACCTAATCATCGGCGGAGACTGCGAAACATACGTCCAATCCGGAAAGGCTGCGGTGAGCACGATCGTCGTGACGCTCGATACGGGCGTGCCAGTCTCCGAGATCTGCGATAGGGCGATCGCGTTCACCAGGGCGACGATCGACAAGATCCCTCACTGAGCGGGGAGTGGGGTGGCGGAGGTTCCGTTCACGCCGGCGGCCCACTCGGCGAGGACGTCGTCCCACGACGACGGGCGCAGGTCGAAGTCCCGGACGAGTCGTCCCTCGCCCATCACCGCGGGGGCGCGCCAGAGGTACTGCTGATTGTGCAGTTCGCGCGCCATCGGGGAGACCAGCCCTGCCGCCGAGAACGCGGCCGCCGGTATGCGTGAGACCGCGGGCGCAGGTCGTACGCCGTCTGCACCGTGCAGGGCCTCGGATGCGCGGCGCGCCATCTCGCGCTGGGTGAGCGGCGGCAGTGACGGGGCGAGGAGAACGGCGTCGCCGTCGGGAGCGAACTCGTCGGCGCGATCGGCCGCGGTCGCCATGGCGCGGGTCAGATCCGGGATGTAGGTCGCCGACCGGGGCGCGTCCGGGTCGCCCAGCACCCAGGCTC harbors:
- a CDS encoding cystathionine beta-synthase translates to MRIANHVVDLVGNTPLVKLTSVAKPGAGLVAAKLEYLNPGGSSKDRIATRMIDAAEESGELKPGGTIVEPTSGNTGVGLALVAQQRGYKCVFVCPDKVAEDKRNVLRAYGAQVVVCPTAVPPEHPDSYYNVSDRLVREIDGAWKPNQYANPNGPRSHYETTGPEIWADTDGTVTHFVAGVGTGGTITGTGRYLKEVSEGRVKIVGVDPEGSVYSGGSGRPYLVEGVGEDFWPDAYDPTVPDEIIAVSDADSFEMTRRLAREEGLLVGGSCGMAVVAALEVAEREGPDAVVVVLLPDGGRGYLSKIFNDEWMSSYGFLRTPLEGEKPESTVGEVLRGKTGALPDLVHTHPQETLRDAIEILREYGVSQMPVVGAEPPVMAGEVAGSVNERDLLSAVFEGRASLADPVSAHMGPPFQMIGSGEPVSAALEALSASDALMVVEDGKPIGVITRHDLLAFASSHPLPTREDSKK
- a CDS encoding cystathionine gamma-synthase, producing MTDQGLPTTAGFSTKAIHAGWEPDGRTGAVNVPIYASSTFAQDGVGGMRDGFEYARTGNPTRRVLEENLAALENGAYGRAFASGMAATDAILRAALRPGDHLVIPNDAYGGTFRLIDKVFSQWGIEYSVAPIVDPEAIAAAMTPKTKLVWVETPTNPLLNVGDIAAIADVAHSGGAKLVVDNTFATPYLQRPIDLGADVVVHSTTKYLGGHSDVVGGAIVTDDEQFDADVAFLQNGAGAVPGPFDAYLTMRGIKTLAVRMDRHSDNAEKLVEVLSGSSKVASVLYPGLESHPGHDFAAAQMRRYGGMISVRLAGGREAALDFCARTKIFTLAESLGGIESLIEHPGAMTHASTAGSLLEVPDDLVRLSVGIEDVDDLIADVEQALG
- a CDS encoding Bax inhibitor-1/YccA family protein — protein: MRESSNPVMRGVIRDNQPAPYAGFGQAIPGAQTGMMQAGQQANPYQQQNYAPTTAGRTITIDDVVMKTGITLGVLIAVAIATYAAIVTRATESAQLSLAMPLLLVGALGGFVLVLIASFGRKQDNPAIVLSYAALEGLFVGSISFVFANVVVADGVSAGTMIGQAVLGTLGVFFGMLIVYKVGAIRVTPRFTRMLMAGLVGVLVLMLGNLVLGLFGVDMGIRSGGPIAIIFSLVCIALAAFSFLLDFDSADRLVKAGAPEKAAWGVALGLTVTLVWLYVEILRLLSYLNSD
- a CDS encoding acetyl-CoA C-acetyltransferase, yielding MPEAVIVATARSPIGRAGKGSLKDLRPDELAEQMIATAISKVPQLALSDIEDIHLGIGQPGGAGGYNIARVVAVELGLDHVPGVTVNRYCSSSLQTTRMALHAIRAGEGDVFISAGVESVSSFGTAGAADGLPNSKNPLFNEAEARTALAAQGGQGPWHDPREDSLLPDVYIAMGQTAENVASYTGISREDQDRWAVLSQNRAEKAIADGFFAREIDPITLPDGTKVTADDGPRAGTTYEKISQLQPVFRPDGTVTAGNACPLNDGAAALVIMSDTKAKELGLTPLARVVATAATGLSPEIMGLGPIEAVRKVLRIAGMTIDDLDLYELNEAFAVQVLGSAAELGMDHDRLNVSGGAIALGHPFGMTGARITTTLINNLQTHDKTFGLETMCVGGGQGMAMILERLS
- a CDS encoding DUF3558 family protein, which encodes MRKSWRRAAVHRPPRTLAPIPCRSEVQVLRSRAPLVRLVAITAYCLAVTSCAHVESSGRDHSKSALIHSTAAGVAETHELPFDTTLTQRWNGANDGTTYEPCTALSPGGLFALGIVPDSVADAAATDGQTARGCSWKYVGSVGDHWTVSQIVGNSPSLEHEKKRASTSVDEWLPDVNIGGRIVGVHHLIIGGDCETYVQSGKAAVSTIVVTLDTGVPVSEICDRAIAFTRATIDKIPH